ATCAGAGCGTTTAGCTCTTTGGCCTCGGATGTTTGTTCAAATGCAGGCAAAGCGGATGAGATTAAACTACCCGGTGCTAAATTTAAAGTTTGAGGCGAAAAGCCGGGAGCTTGATTTAAAGATTTGGTTTGATTGGTTTGATTAGTTTGACCGGCTTGACTAGTTTGACTAATTTGATTTAAAGCAACGGAGGTTTGATTAAATTTATCTCCTATATCTTCGCTGCTAAAAGGCATTATCTCATCTTCTATATAGATATCCTCTCCGCTTAAATTCGATATCTCGCTAAGTAGATTTTTTATCTGCTTGTTTAGGCTTGCTATGTTGTCTTCTATCTCTACTAGTCTTATAGCGCTATTTGTCATTGCCGTTTTTGCGTGGTCTCCGTTTTCATAGAGGCGCTTGGAGGTTTCGTAGATTTCTTTATTGATTTGTTTTAGGTTGCTATAAGAGTTTAGTTTGTCTTTGCTATCTAGCAGATTATAATATAGCTCAAGCAATCTTAGTTTAGCTTCATTTAGCGTTACGCACTCTTTATAGCTTAGGCTTTGTTTTTTATAACCGGCCGCATCTATGTTTAAGGCATTTGCTCCGAATTTATATAGCTCGTAGTTTAGCTTTAAAGATACCGAACTTGCAAAGCCCGTAGAACTTACCAGGCTTTCATCGTTTATGTAGTTATTTCTAGCGTTTGCATACTTCTTAGAGTATTCGCTATTTGCGCTTAGGCTAAGTCTTGGATAGAGGCTTGATTTAGCCGCGTTTATCTCTTCGTTTGCTAACATGGTTTGAAGCTTGGAAGATAGGATGGAGGGATTTGTGGATTCTAGGGATTTAGAGAGGGAGGAAAAGGATACGGATTTGGCGGATAAAAATAGTGCTATAATAACCGTAAGTAAAATATACTTCATTATCCTTTGAATCCTTGTAAAATAATATAAACCAATAATATTAATTAAGATGGGCTTAAAAGCTGGTTAAACATGGGGTATTTTTTATAATATTTTAAAATAATACCCAACTGCAGCTTAAATATATTTTAATAAAATTTAAGGTAAAATGCTTTAATTAAATATTTTTTGCCATATATTTTCTAAGGTATACTTGTGATTTATTTTTCATCAAGATACTATAATAAGTACAATTTTTGGACTAATATGATTGATTTATGCGTTTTAATCACAATATTATTTCTTAAGGAAATCAAATGAAAAAAATATTTTTGTTATTTGCTTTATGCCTAAGTTATAGCCAAATCCTCTATGCAAATCCAAAAATTTTAAACGATAATTTTTTTAAGACGCCTCAAATAGAGCTCGCGACCGCATTAAGCAAGTGCGATGCATTATATGCATACAAGAGTTGCGACAAAATTTATACAAAAGAAATTTCACAGCTGATAAAAGAATGCAATGAGGGCGACGGAAAGTATAGTGCTTGTCAAAAATTATTAAAAATATCGGATACAAGTTGTTATCAGCAAGATGGGATGGAAAATTTCTTAGCATGTAATTTATCTGGAAATATTTTGATAAAAACGAATAAATTTTCTATGGGCTTAGAGCGACTAGCAAGGGCCTGTAATGAAGGAAAAATAGGAGAGTCGTGCCTAGATTACGCAATGGCATTGCTATATTACTCCTTAGATGTAGATGAGGTAGTAAGATATATGACAGCAGCACGTAATTTAGCAGTTGATAAAGAAATTTTAGACAGTATGCTTAAAAAATTGAATGAGTGCAAAGCAGACAAGGAATGCAACCCAGCTAGGATAAATTTTTTACCATAAAAAAGAAGGATTATAGATGAAAAAAATTTTTTTATTGCCAATCTTATGTTTATATTTTAGCCAAATATTGCTTGCAGAACAAGATATTAAACTTCAAATTTTTAATGATAATTTTTTAAGATTATCTACTAAAGAAATAAAAAAAATTGCAGGTTATTGTTATCCAATTTACTCATACGAAGGCTGTGATAAAATTTATACGAAAGAAATCGTAAAATCAATCAAAGAATGTGATATGGGTAATGGTAAATATAGTTCTTGCCAAAAGATATTAGAGATATCAGATGAGTATTGCTTTAAAAATAACGAGATTGGTAATTTTGTCGTTTGCTCTTTAACTGGGAGAATCTTAGCTGCGACATACAAAATTCCTGATGGGTTAAAAAGATTAACGAGGGCTTGTGACATGGGTAAAATTGCAGAAGCTTGCCTATTTAGTGCAATAACATATCAAAAATACTTTCTTGATATAGATGAAGTAATCAAATACGCAACAAAAACACGTGATTTAGCGC
This genomic stretch from uncultured Campylobacter sp. harbors:
- a CDS encoding TolC family protein, with product MKYILLTVIIALFLSAKSVSFSSLSKSLESTNPSILSSKLQTMLANEEINAAKSSLYPRLSLSANSEYSKKYANARNNYINDESLVSSTGFASSVSLKLNYELYKFGANALNIDAAGYKKQSLSYKECVTLNEAKLRLLELYYNLLDSKDKLNSYSNLKQINKEIYETSKRLYENGDHAKTAMTNSAIRLVEIEDNIASLNKQIKNLLSEISNLSGEDIYIEDEIMPFSSEDIGDKFNQTSVALNQISQTSQAGQTNQTNQTKSLNQAPGFSPQTLNLAPGSLISSALPAFEQTSEAKELNALILSKQSTLESKKKEYYPAFYLYAKYDFYGDDRDNFRRSWNDTQRNGYRIGLSMVYNLFDGFNREASIESASLELLLAKEQFNEAKRRYEKEARNINDDLRSNLEKLKTTSELTSYSKELLDMEERLNLNSQADKLSVLESKVKFSENLIKNKEALLQANMLTVKRFLINEKSVDCKAL